The genome window ATGATGCAGCCACTTTCTCAATTGCAACTGAATGGAGAACAAAGTGGGGAAAAAAAAGGAAGTGAAACCATGTTCGAGGTAACACTACTAAAAACAGTCAAACGCTCAGGAACTTGCTTCACACTTGCATGACTGTGGTTTAGATTCTCAGCGTGTGACTGTCGCTGGCTAGgctaacatttattgtccatccctaattacccttgaggaggtggtggtgagatgccttcttgaaccgctgcagtccatgtggggtaggtacacccacagtgctgttaggaagggagttccaggatactgacccagcgacagtgaaggaacagcgatatagttccaagtcaggatggtttctcttcccactcccacacagttacctctggtgcttttcccccagggatctatccttgcaccccctccccccccccctcacatttCTCATCTATACGCTGCCCCTCATCGACATCAACTAAAAACACAGCATTCACGTGCCTTTACCTCTAGACTTGGTGAATCCAACacgttcctggctggtctcccacattctgccctctgtaaacctgaggtcatcccaaACTGTGTCCCCCTATGTCCTTACTTGCACTGTGTCCCATTCACCCATGTGTTCTTTGAACAATGTTATCTCCCTGTTAAGTAAAGCCTTTTTTTTCCccccaattctcatccttgtttttcaaatccctccctgcctctgtaatttcctccaactccacaactcggacatctgcgctcctctaactctAACCGCCAGCATCCCcgatttttaattgctccaccattggtggccgtgccttcaaccgcctgggccctaagctctggaattccctccctaaacccctggtctctcgttcctcctttaagacattccttaaaacttacctctttaaccCAACTTTTAGCCGTGTCCTGATATCCCCTTACGCAGCTCAATGTCAATTTTTGCTTTATAACATTTGTGAAGCGCCATTTTATTACagttgaaggcgctatataaatacagtatATAATAGTTGTTGTTGCTTTGCTTTTTCTCCCTTGCTTTGTGTTTCCATATCGCCTCCATTGGGTAAATCATTTAGATGTGACAAACATTGCACCAATGGAAGTGTTCAAATCTATCAGAATGggattgctgattttttttttttcctttgtgtTCTTTTTTTGTTCAATCTGCTTCTTATAGTGTGAAGACTTTGTCCACTCCTATAAACCCCAGCTCGGCTCTCTTCTTCAGAAGTCGCAGGAGGGAAAAGATATTTGTGCGGTAAGTGTCTGAAGGAGAGCACACTCGTTCTCTGAGCTGTCTGGGAATTCATGCAAAGAGCTGGCGCAGACTCAATGGGttcaatagcctccttctgtgctgtactgttctgtttaGCTATTCTTTGTTGAGACGAAATTTTTGCAGACACTCTTGGTGACAAATCTCTTCAAGCTCCCATGAAGAATAGGCACTTTGTCAGGGCATCGGATAGCAGCCAACTGCCTGGGAGCTGTACGACTGCAAAGAGCCACGAGGGAAGAAAGTTGAGGAAAGCACTGCTTTCCCGTCTTGTAAAAAGCCTTCTGttaccctttctctcagggagcggCGCAAACATTCAGGAATCGGCCTCAACCTGTGTCCTTGTGTATTTACTTGCAGGAACTGGATATCTGTGTAAGAAAAAAGTACGTCCACCTGCTTGGAGTCAATGAGTGCACCTGGGGACCAGCACACTGGTGCAAGGACCTGGAAATTGCCACACGGTGTAATGTAAGCATGACTTCAACCCTCTGTAATGAATGGAGAGTGGCAGCGGGTAAAGATTTATTGGACAACAGATTGTCATCTGCCGTCAAACCTTATTTCAAAGCAGTGTGCTAGATTTATTACTGTCTTTTGTACAGGCCACAAAACTGGGTGAAGCTAGAACTACTCTCCCTTTACACTGAGATCATGGTTAACCCCTGGCATGACACTAAAAGACCACTTTCATATATAACTATTCACACCAGTTATCACAGGTAGCGCAAATGTGCACTTGCTAAATTCTCAACACCAAACAGAACTTCAGCTTtctgtttttttcccccccccaccaaagtgtGCTGTTTGTCTGGCACCTCAATTAGTTAAGACACTGATTTCTTTTTAAATCTGCAGAACGGTTGCACCAAGGCAATGACACCAGGTTGCAGCAACTAGCAGTTATGCCGCTGCTAAAACCAGTACCCAATCTGGGCCACGCTCTGGTTTTTTTTGCACCTGGGGTTCTGCGCAAGGTGAACCATCGCGGTCGAAAAGGGAAGCTGACCGGCTAAATCAGGAAGCGGTCGTTCGCTTCCCTCAAGCTTGAGAAACGATTTGGTTTCACAAGATTTGTCGGAGAGAGTTATGTCCTCCGAAAGAAATCTGTTCTGTATTTTAGGAATGTAAAGAGTTCTCATGTTTAGTATTTTTGGCTTTTTTTTTTTTAGGCTGTCGAACACTGTAAGAAGCACGTCTGGAACTAAAGCCATCCTGCAAGTTAAAGAAAGCATCCCTGGCGGAGTATTGTTTCATTTGGTTTTTTTTAAGTCGTTGCAGTATCTTTGCTTAGAAATTTAATTTCAGGATTAGCACTAGTATTTCTGTCTTGCTGCATgccgtgtgtgtgttttttttcagTAGTTTCATGCTCTTACAGTTGTGATAACTACAGGGGGCTGTGCTGTATTAATTGTGAAATGTCCTGCAATGACTGGTTAACCCTTGCTGTCCCTTCCTTACTAAGTTCTTTTAAATGATGATCCTTCCAGATTAGGATTGTTGACTTGTTGTACGACATGAGCATTTTAATTACATTTATTCCATGAAtcaagagtttaaatttaagtgctgatttaatactttttttaaaaataaattcagcTAAAGATTAGGAATCGAGCATTACCTACAGCTCAAAGTGTCCACTGGATGGAAGAGGCGAGAGAAATATTCTCCCTGGGTAGTGCGTATGATAGAAGATGGAAGCTTTGTAATAtatcttgggattttttttttccgTTACCTGTGAAAGTATTTCCCATTGTTTGTGTTTAACAGCTACAGTGCTGCCCACAAACAGTAAGAAGGGAGTGAAACAATTCCAAGTGTTGGTTGCTGCAAGTGTTGAGGGTCTGTGAGCGGGAAATGTTAACATTTTCAGTTAAAACAGGTTTGCCGACATAAAAATCAGTGCAGTTTAAAAAGCAATTCACTGCATGTGAGCAACTTGGAGAAGTATCTGAGATGGGACAAGGCCGAGCCTTTCTTTTCTACATAATACTGCAGCCCGTGACATCTGTCAACTTCTATCCAGACACGGTCAAGCAACCACATTATTAGGACCAGTTACAAGTTTGCAGATttcaagagggggaaaaaaaaaacacttctttTTTAATAAAGCGATCGAGACAGAATTTTAACCATTGAGTTCGATCTGAATTCACTCACTAACTTTTATGATCAATCATCCTTTCCTTGCTTTCTAATCTGCCGTAGCTCATGTGTGGAGTCAGTTTGGCCTGTATTCATCAGATTAAAGTGCTTTAAAACCATGCTTTGTTTGCTTAATAAACTTTGACCAACATACTTATGTGAATTGATGTGATTCATTGTCACGTCTTTTGATACTTCTTGAATGGCTACTGAAGTGAGCTATCATGTGCAAGGCTCAACACTGAGCATCAGCAGGCTATTCGATTCAGCTGTGGTGAGCATCCCACTACACCCACTCCCGTACATAGTTGATGTACACACCTCACTAGACAGTGAGTGGGAGGAACACGAAAGTTAGCATTTTAAAAACCAAAGGGTGCAACATTTTGTGTTTATTCCTCTAAGGTAGTTCATGACAAACCCTCAATTAACATGACgcatgtcctattctcaggctgaagAGGGAGCCTCACACACGCCGATCAAAAGCAGTAACACCGTAAAACCAACACATAACGTTAACACCAGTTGCCTGATACCAGCCACAATCGTTCAATGAGAATTATATTTACCCCGAACTGACACGCAATGCTGAAAATAATTGGGGAAGCTGTTCAGAAGTGAAATATTTTACTTATACAATTTTCTAAAATAAAAACGGAACAGGAAGAATTATTTCAAACTCTAATCCGAATAAAACTGAACCCTGAGACTGCCCTCCTTCGATGTTGCAACATTCAGGAAACAGACGGGTTATTCCAAAAGTCAAATCCCACTTCATCATTGTTCTACAGGACATGTCAAAGAGTATGGCCGACGGATTTTACACACGCACACCAACATTCCTAGTCTATGACAAAACTGTTTGGCCAGTTGTTGCAATCTGGAGGAGCAAAGCCCCTCTGTAGTGATACAGAGTCAAGCGGCTCCCAGCTTTGCAGCAATCTGAATGAACGGCAGCCGAAACGTCACAGGCGGTTTTTACACTTGGACAAAAAAAGAAGCAAGGTAAGAGAAACACAATGCGATTTGTAACATCCTGGGGGAATAATGCCCCCAAGGGTCCCACAAACAGAATGCACAGATAAAGCTGAGaacgggggagtggaggggggggggaatgatGTTTAAATGAGTCGGTGACATCCCCAAGCACATCAGAGAATTGCATTCTTTCAAACGAGTCATTTCCATGAAAATATTCCTggcaacacacacccctccccacccacccccccgccggAGTCAGTTGGCTGAGAAGTTACTGTAAACTTTTTCAAGTCAGCATTGGAGATCTTGCGGCCTGCGGACCCATCGAGACAGCTGGCTAATCAGTCTGAATACATTGTGATATCAGTGTGATCCGCACTTCCCAAACAGTTCAGCTTACAGGCTACTGTCAGACTTAGCTTTAAATATTGCCGAGATCTTTCAGGTCGACCCGAGTAAGTCCCCGCTAACAATGGGCAAAGTGCCTATCTTTCGCGAATTTTCCCCCTGCCCCGGTTCATGCTCCTTTCTGACTGGGCAGACTTTCATCACTGTCTTCGCGTCTCTTCCAGATCTGTTGGTGAAaccaaagagttttttttttaaaaagagccagGAGATATTTGGCTTACTCACTCTAACATTAACAGAGGAGTCACATTATTAACCTCCCGCATTATTCAACTTATAAATGTGGGTTCAAGCAACAGCAGCACACATGATAATCCCACCGCCACTGGTGCATCAGTCCAGTTTCAGTAGCCTTTTAGACAAGGTGTATATAGTTGCAAGAACTGATGGGTTAGGtgagaaacttgtaaatgttgatgttcagactgacttgggtgtacttgtacaaggaacacagggtgttagcatgtaggtactgcaagcaattcggaaggcaaacggcctgctgtcctttattgcaaggggactggagtgcaAGAATTAAAAAACAAGGTCTTTCTACAATtgttacagggctttggtgagactacacctggaatactgtgtacagttttggtctccagatTTAAGGAAGCAGAGCGTGCTTGTTAATATTTCCTCACTGCCAATTTGATATCGGACAAAATGTTTGCATCTCACGCAGTAGCAGGAAAGCATTATGTATCTCACACTGCCACTGGTAATACCAACCTGAATGTAGGCCTCGGACAGGGTGATCATTTGTGGCAAGATGTCAGATACTTGTAGATCCTGAAGCTCATACCACTTCCCTGTGCCCTGAAAGAATTACACCAGAGGCTGTAACAGATTCAAGTCAACAGTATAGGGTAATTATCTACAGAAACACGCAGCTATGAGTTTAATGGTCCAGAAACATTCCCGACTGCTAGCTATTGTTATTCCCTTCGCTTTGCTGAGTGCTCTACAAGGTCAAAGGGTCCCAACAAAACATCAGCTTCCCTCTTACAGAGACTGGCTAAAAGGGAGAAAGCAGAGATTAGTAACAATCAAGACTTTGACATCAAATTACTAAATCTGCGGACGACACCAAATTGGGAGGGATAGTCGACACCGAGGAGGACTGCATCACATTTCAAGACATTTGTAAACTTGAAGAATATGCACACAACTGGCAagtgaatttcaacatagataagaaTGGGCGattgcattttggtcagaaaaacagATCGTAGAGTACTTGGGAAATATGCCAAGTggggtggaggagcaaagggatcatgAAATGCAAAACACTAACAGTTGTGAGACAAGTCCACAGGTCATGTATATTTCAAGCAATTCTATGTAAGATATGGTAGTCTAGGTGTCCAAGCTTCAGACCTCAGCAAATCGCGTAATGAAACAAGTGAAAAGAAAAGGCCTGGTAATTTGTGAGCTGACACTGGGATGAACAACCACGAAAACTGTCAGATCGTCACAAAACCAGTCTGGGTCACAAACACTCTTCAGGAAGGAACTAGCCACTgcgactccagcccctacaatctgtGGTTGACTTAGGGCAACTCGGGACGGGCAATAAGTAACACCAGGTCAAGTGTGACCCTCATTCGGAGAAGAAATAGAAAAACAAGGACGAAAGCTCAGCAATCCTGTCAATTATTGCACGATGCTCATAAACAAACAATGGCAACTGATAAAGTACTGGATATCAGCAGCCCAAGAAAAAGGAGGAAAGAAAATTTGGAAGTGAGATGAATGATTAGAATTATGCAAATTAACGCGAGACTTTTATTGTGCGGTGGTGTGTGGCTTTTATGGATTGTGTTTTGTCGAATTACGATCCACCTTCCTCTCACTGTGTCTGTGCGACGATTATTTGTCGAAATCACATTTTTACGTCTCCTCGGGCCAGTCAAActcaatactgcggctgctggcaatctgaaataaaaggccaccaaaccgaaatgttaactctgttgctctctccgcagatgctgccagaccctgcGGAGCCATCGCTGGCATTTTTAGAAATGCCAGGAACTGTCAGAGCCTCATTCTCTGCATACTCACATGATGTAGCACGTGGACCCGATACGCTCCCTCGCCCGGCTTCCCATCATGCACCACATTACCGATCAGGTCAtaggttgtgtgtttgtgtgtggcctGAACCTCCTCAGACAGGTATTCCCTCAGATCAACATTCCTGAAGCACACATTTCAACAAACAAGTCAATTTTATCACTACGTTTCCACCCCTTGGGCTGGGGTGGAAGCAGACTGTTTCAGTCTGGCTCCATTactagatacagcattgaaacaggcccttcagcccaccgagtctgtgccgaccatcaaccacccatttatactaatcctacattgatcccatattccttaccatatccccaccttccctcaattcccctaccacctacctacactaggggcaatttacaatggccaattgacctaacaacctgcaagtctttggctgtggggaggaaaccggagcacccggcagaaacccacgcggtcacagggagaacttgcaaactccgcacaggcagtacccagaactgaacccgggtcgctggagctgtgaggctgcggtgctaaccactgtgccaccctgggaACATTCCTTTAGAATGAGCACATAGCCAAGTGCTGCCGGTGGAACTGCACCCAGTAAAGCTGTAAACAGTAAAGGTTAAGTGTACACAGCTTACGTGATCGGGAAGTTGACAATGGTGGGATTCTTCTCGATGAAGAAGTTGTTCTTTGTGAATCTCTTGATGTAGAAAATGAGGTAAGGTGGGAGTTTCGTCAGCTGGAACCTCTTCAGGAAATTCTCCTTGTAGGTTTTATACTCCTGTAGAAAACAGGAAGAATGTTTACTGCAGTACCTGAACAGCCAGGAGGAGTTTGCATTTGTAGAGTCCTTCAAAATAAAATCAGGATTTTTGAGGAATGTCCTTGAAAGAAGGAAACCCACCTCCATCCTTACTCAGCAAGGGAACATTCTGCCCTTTGCAAACTGAGCAATGGATTCTTTCATAGCCACCTGAgacggcagacagagcctcagtttaatgtgtcatctgaaaggcggcacctctgaccagtgcagtactccctcagtatcggCCTAGACTATGGGGTCAATTTTAAACAAgtatataggatcctgggctttataaatagaggtatcgagtacaaaagcaaggacattatagtaaacctttacaaatcactgcttAGGACTCAGCTGGTGTATTTTGCTCAGTTCCGGGGATAACATTTTGGGAAGGGTGTCAGGACCTTGGAGGAGATTGACCAAATTGGAACCAGGgatgagacttcagttatgtggagagtctgGAGTTAGCTAGGTTTGTCCTCCTTAGAGCACAgcgggttaaggggagatttagtagagacGTTCAAAATTATAAGGGATTTTAAGAGAGcagctagggagaaactgtttccattggcacaaAGTTTAGTCATCAGAGGACGCATatataagataattggtaaaaatcCAGGGGGAAaatgagtttttttaaaattaaaaacgcagcaagttgttgtgatctggaataaagatgaaagcagattcaacagtcAATTTCAAGAGGGAACTGTAtgtgcacttaaaaaaaaaaatagagaaactggcagggctatggggaaagagcaggggagtgaaactaatgggatagctctttcaaaagtgCTATCACGAACACAAAGGGCCGTATGGCTTGCTTCTGTGCTGTCtctgaatggggcttgaacccatgatctcctAACTCAGAGCCAAGCCTGACACCTAATAAATGGATACAACTCAAGTATGCAGCAGCACTGAAACAGCATGGTCAccgaatgcttttttttttaaacacatggTTAGCACAGTAAACTGCGAGAAGTAGACATTTGTTCAATCCTTTGATAGAAATGGCAATCTCTGCTGCGCaggtagagtcgtacagcatagaaacaggctcttcggcccatcgcgtccatgctgaccataatgtctatctatacgaatcccacctgcctgcattaattccacccccctctatgctttgctcattcaagtacctgtccagatgcctcttaaatgtcgctactgttcctgcctccaccacctcctcaggcagctcattccagatacccactattcttagtgtgaaacatttacccctctgatcccctttaaacctcctccctctcactttaaatctatgccctcgagttttagtcacccctaccatgggaaacagactctggctatctaccctatctatgcctctcataattttatatacctctaacatgtcccctctcagtttccttcgctccagggaaaacagacccagcctatccaatctctctttataactcaagccctccaaaccaggcaacatccttgtgaatctcttctgcaccctctctagcttaatcacatctttcctgtagtgcgacgaccagaactgcaaacagtactccaagtgcggcctaaccaacgttatgtacaactgtaacatgacgtcccaacttgtactcaatgcctcggccgatgaaggcaagcatgccatatgccttcttccccaccctgtctacctgtgttgccactttcagggaactatgtacttgcaccccaaggtccctctgctcaacaacagtccccagggccctgccattcactgtatatttcctgccctggtttaacattcccaaaatgcatcactttgcacttgtctgcgttaaattccatttgccactcccttgcccactttcccagttgatctatatcctgttgtaaccttagacaaccttcttcactgtttactataccaccaattttagtgtcatctgcaaacttaacaatcatgccccctacattcgcatccaagtcattaatatatatgacaaacaacagagggcccagcaccgatccctgcggcacaccactggtcaccggcctccaatctgaaaaacaaccctccactaccaccctccgcctatcagcaagccaattttgtatccaatttgctagctcaccctggatcccatgagtgAGTAGTTCAACTAATTCGGCTCCGTTTGCTAAGAATATTCAGTCATGACTCATTTTCCTGCACACCTTCtctgtaatgccattgaactttgCCAAGATGTTGAAAAGCGGGACTTGTGGAATGATCAATTGCTCCTTCTCGTCTTTGTAGAGAGGGGCTGTGGGAAGGTCGAGGGTCAAGTACAAGAAGGTGGACTCTGTCATGGCTTCCTTGAACTCCTCCATTTCCAACAGTTGCTCTTTCTCCTCCGGCGTCTGTGTAAAGGATATAAGCACAGTTAAAAGGGAAGCTTGGAACTAGAAATTTCATGAAAGTTTTGAAGAGCAGGGCAGGCCTACTGGCAGATGACTAATCTCCTTGCTCACTGCATGACCGCAGGCTGAACAGTCGCAGGTGGAACCTTTGTTCCACCCATCCATCAATCCTGACAGGACGCAAGCTCAGCTTTCAAGGTGATGGGCAGGTTTTTAAATCATTCCCTCAGGCTTGCTGGAATCGCTCGGATCCCCTTTAAAAGGTGCGCCTGCCTCATTGCCATCTTCCTGACTCCGAAAAATCAATCAAATGCAAGCCACTTGTCCACTACTTCTCAACACATAACTTTCGATCATTAGGAAAAGGCCACTCGGCCTGTCTTTGTGATGTCAGCCCCACCGACCCACCTTTCCAAACCATCCATCAGTTCCTTTTCTGTCCATCTAACTCGTTCATCAGGGCATCCATAATGACCTTCCCTTGTAATTTATTCCACAATCCCAAAGTCCTCTGGCTAAGTAAGTTCTGCCTGACTATAAACAATGACCTGAGAGTTAAATCTGAATAAATGCTAATGAAATCTTGCAGAACGAGTCTCTGAACTTACTCCTTTTGGAGCTCTACACTGCATCAAACCCGTGCTGCACTTGACCCGAGAGAGATTAATAGGGCAGTGAAGAGGGATCCTTACTCTGCaattgtacctgcactgggagtgttttgatgggccagtgtagagggagctttactctgtatctaaccccgtgctgtacctgacctggaagTATTTGATGCTAACCGGAGACGTTCTCCATTCCCAGCATTAACCTTCAGGAGGTTTGAATTTTTAAAAGTGTTTAAAAAGCGGAAGTTTTAAACTAGAACCAGTTCAATTTATGAAACTGGCAGAACCAGTCGGGATTTAAATTACTGGCGACTTGATGCCACCATGTGGTTAGAAGGGGAACTGCACCTGAAAACATCAAACTAATGGTGGCCAGGGGTGAAAACCAGGAGAAGCCTGTGAGCTTAACCCCCGCAACGACTGCAAAGACAACACCACCATCTGCGATGCTGTGTTCTTGCAGCACTCAGCTTTGCCACTGCTCCTGCCAAGAGGAGcctgtgaactcctgaaccacaccTCCCGGGGATCCGTCCACAGCTCACCAGAGTCACAATCTGTCCTGTCCTGTTGACCAGAGGAAAAGAGAAGGAAAAGCAAAAAACACAATAGAGAGAGCAGCAATGACAACGAAGGGAACTAACCAGGTCTGGCGGAGGCAGCTTCTTTGTAAATATCCGCATGGATCCCTGAAACACACAGTTGATAATGGCTGCAAACAAGGAATACGTTTCAACATTAAGGAACCACGTAGAATGAGAGAAAGACCACAGTAAGACCAGAGTCACCAGGGGCTCTGCACTACAAAAGGACCCTGGATCATTTTTCCCCTCCCTCGCCCGAAGGCGGCTCCATCGAGATGAGCTGAAACTCAGCACAGGTCAcggaattgaacccaggacctTGGTCATCAGTTGTTGCATTAACCACTGAGACATGGCCATCTGGCAGCGCTTCCAGAACTAGGCGGTAAGCTTATCGCCGTCTACGCGACCGGGTTGTGTTAACCTCTCGAGACTCCGAAAGTGATATATATTTCCACAGGAGTGACGCCGGCATTGCAGTGAAGTGAGGCGGTGGGCATGGGTGAAATTTTCACAGCGTGCCCCTCTGAACTGTGGGGGAACGCGACGATTGTGTACACGGTTAGGAGTGCCCAGCTCCTGTTGCTACTCACTCTTCTTCTTCTTGTTCCCTCCGAGTGCCATGTGGAGTGCATTTAGGAACCAGGAGAGGAAGTCGACAGCATCACCTGCGACAGCAAAAATTCCACTGTGACCATCGGCTGCTAACATTTCTGGGAATTACTGAAGTAACTGTCTAATTCGAGAAcattgaaattaaaacagaaacacTCGGACAGCTGGAAGTGAGAAGAGAGCTCAAGACAAACACTGCCCTTCAAAGAGGAATCCATTATGTGCTATGTCCGG of Heterodontus francisci isolate sHetFra1 chromosome 47, sHetFra1.hap1, whole genome shotgun sequence contains these proteins:
- the usp39 gene encoding U4/U6.U5 tri-snRNP-associated protein 2 isoform X2, encoding MMAALKRELDSGDEADLEPASKIARIHDQEEEDDRSRHCPYLDTINRSVLDFDFEKLCSVSLSHINVYACLVCGKYFQGRGLKSYANIHSVQVGHHVFLNLHTLKFYCLPDNYEIIDSSLEDITYVLKPTFMKQHIANLDKQSKLSRAYDGTTYLPGIVGLNNIKANDYANVVLQTLSNVPPLRNYFLEEENYKDIKRPPGDIMFLLVQRFGELMRKLRNPRNFKAHVSPHEMLQAVVLCSKKRFQITKQGDAVDFLSWFLNALHMALGGNKKKKTIINCVFQGSMRIFTKKLPPPDLTPEEKEQLLEMEEFKEAMTESTFLYLTLDLPTAPLYKDEKEQLIIPQVPLFNILAKFNGITEKEYKTYKENFLKRFQLTKLPPYLIFYIKRFTKNNFFIEKNPTIVNFPITNVDLREYLSEEVQATHKHTTYDLIGNVVHDGKPGEGAYRVHVLHHGTGKWYELQDLQVSDILPQMITLSEAYIQIWKRREDSDESLPSQKGA
- the usp39 gene encoding U4/U6.U5 tri-snRNP-associated protein 2 isoform X3, whose product is MRRTWSQLQRLREFMIRRRRMIEADTAPIWTLLIGRGLKSYANIHSVQVGHHVFLNLHTLKFYCLPDNYEIIDSSLEDITYVLKPTFMKQHIANLDKQSKLSRAYDGTTYLPGIVGLNNIKANDYANVVLQTLSNVPPLRNYFLEEENYKDIKRPPGDIMFLLVQRFGELMRKLRNPRNFKAHVSPHEMLQAVVLCSKKRFQITKQGDAVDFLSWFLNALHMALGGNKKKKTIINCVFQGSMRIFTKKLPPPDLTPEEKEQLLEMEEFKEAMTESTFLYLTLDLPTAPLYKDEKEQLIIPQVPLFNILAKFNGITEKEYKTYKENFLKRFQLTKLPPYLIFYIKRFTKNNFFIEKNPTIVNFPITNVDLREYLSEEVQATHKHTTYDLIGNVVHDGKPGEGAYRVHVLHHGTGKWYELQDLQVSDILPQMITLSEAYIQIWKRREDSDESLPSQKGA
- the usp39 gene encoding U4/U6.U5 tri-snRNP-associated protein 2 isoform X1, translated to MMAALKRELDSGDEADLEPVASKIARIHDQEEEDDRSRHCPYLDTINRSVLDFDFEKLCSVSLSHINVYACLVCGKYFQGRGLKSYANIHSVQVGHHVFLNLHTLKFYCLPDNYEIIDSSLEDITYVLKPTFMKQHIANLDKQSKLSRAYDGTTYLPGIVGLNNIKANDYANVVLQTLSNVPPLRNYFLEEENYKDIKRPPGDIMFLLVQRFGELMRKLRNPRNFKAHVSPHEMLQAVVLCSKKRFQITKQGDAVDFLSWFLNALHMALGGNKKKKTIINCVFQGSMRIFTKKLPPPDLTPEEKEQLLEMEEFKEAMTESTFLYLTLDLPTAPLYKDEKEQLIIPQVPLFNILAKFNGITEKEYKTYKENFLKRFQLTKLPPYLIFYIKRFTKNNFFIEKNPTIVNFPITNVDLREYLSEEVQATHKHTTYDLIGNVVHDGKPGEGAYRVHVLHHGTGKWYELQDLQVSDILPQMITLSEAYIQIWKRREDSDESLPSQKGA